ATTTAGCAGTTGTACCTATTGGCTAGTCTATCTTGATCCTAATCAAGGGTCCTTTTTACAGCCACGGCGGTGTTATTTTATGTAGGCGCTTATAATACGGTATCCATACGTTTGTCTATACTTATCTCAGTAAAATTAAGTTAACGCCCCAATCTAATCAACTGCGTTCACCTGCCATCTCCATATTTCATATCTATTGTCAATAAAATCCTTGTAATATAGCAAGTGGGCGGATTTGATCTTGATGGATATGGTACTTGGGCAAATGAATACTCGTGTTTACTGCTATGTTTACCAACACAGCCGTTGCCGCATCATTGAGTTCGATTCGGTGTCTACATTCAACGAGAATGCGTTCGGTGGCTGTAATATTAATGATATAATAGTTTTGCTTATCGTAACTCATTTCTACATGTAATTGACATCAAACATGGCGTAGAGTCTATTCTAAACCTTCGGTTATGAACTTAACCATTACTTTAGCCAAACCAGGTCCGTCATTACGATCACCTGATCTGTTACGTGCATCGTTTGCGAGCTCAGGAGAGATCACACCAGTGTCAGCACGAACGTCTACAATTTTGTTAATGATATCTTCATTGAATTCGGGATGACCCTGTACCGTGAGAATTGAGTCCTTTCTATAAAATCCTTGATTATAACAAATGTCATTTGAGAACAACAACTCAGTATTGATGGGGAGGTCTGGTACAATATCCCTATGCATTTCCATAATATAAACGCTATCTTTGAAGTCGGGAAAAAGTTCTTTGCCACGAGCTGTGGGAGTAATAGGGGTGGAACTGATTTCCCAGCCCTTATTATTAACGATGACAGGGGTTCCAAGAGATCTGGCAAT
This is a stretch of genomic DNA from Sugiyamaella lignohabitans strain CBS 10342 chromosome C, complete sequence. It encodes these proteins:
- a CDS encoding putative amidotransferase (Putative glutamine amidotransferase; has Aft1p-binding motif in the promoter; may be involved in copper and iron homeostasis; YLR126C is not an essential protein; relocalizes from nucleus to cytoplasmic foci upon DNA replication stress; GO_component: GO:0005737 - cytoplasm [Evidence IEA,IEA]; GO_component: GO:0005737 - cytoplasm [Evidence IDA] [PMID 14562095]; GO_component: GO:0005737 - cytoplasm [Evidence IDA] [PMID 22842922]; GO_component: GO:0005634 - nucleus [Evidence IDA] [PMID 22842922]; GO_function: GO:0003674 - molecular_function [Evidence ND]; GO_function: GO:0016740 - transferase activity [Evidence IEA]; GO_process: GO:0006878 - cellular copper ion homeostasis [Evidence IEP,ISS] [PMID 14534306]; GO_process: GO:0006879 - cellular iron ion homeostasis [Evidence IEP,ISS] [PMID 14534306]; GO_process: GO:0006541 - glutamine metabolic process [Evidence IEA]), whose amino-acid sequence is MEMHRDIVPDLPINTELLFSNDICYNQGFYRKDSILTVQGHPEFNEDIINKIVDVRADTGVISPELANDARNRSGDRNDGPGLAKVMVKFITEGLE